A single window of Vidua chalybeata isolate OUT-0048 chromosome 7, bVidCha1 merged haplotype, whole genome shotgun sequence DNA harbors:
- the NDUFA10 gene encoding NADH dehydrogenase [ubiquinone] 1 alpha subcomplex subunit 10, mitochondrial isoform X5 yields the protein MRFVRCLSGPGGGSERGQKGPAFSPIAQARIHTSPEQSLQYEWLAYMLGERTSKKFTEHSKVFTVEGNLSSGKGQLAQQIADKLGMKYFPEADIHYQDRISGEGKLLPEKFNGFCSLEKFYADPESPDGHSYRLQSWIFGSRVLQYADALEHLLSTGQGVVLERSPYSDFVFLDAMLKQGYVHKRCLDHYKEGKEISISELLPPHLVIYVDVPVPEVQKRIKEKGKPYEKKVSPSYLQSIEDAYKKTFLPEISESSEVLQYTATAAEDVEKIQFPSGMTQKKFGNKDWQESFGL from the exons ATGAGATTTGTACGATGTTTATCGGGGCCTGGGGGAGGCTCTGAGCGGGGTCAGAAAGGCCCTGCCTTCAGCCCCATAGCCCAG GCAAGAATCCAcaccagccctgagcagagcctgcagtATGAGTGGCTGGCCTATATGTTGGGAGAAAGGACCAGCAAGAAGttcacagagcacagcaaagtCTTTACAGTAGAGGGGAATCTGTCTTCTGGGAAGGGCCAGCTGGCCCAGCAAATAGCAGACAAACTGG gGATGAAGTACTTCCCCGAGGCAGACATCCACTACCAGGACAGGATCTCGGGGGAGGGCAAGCTGCTGCCTGAGAAGTTCAATGGCTTCTGTAGCCTGGAGAAGTTCTACGCGGACCCCGAGTCTCCCGACGGGCACTCGTACCGCCTGCAGTCCTGGATCTTCGGGAGCCGAGTCCTGCAGTACGCCGACGCCTTGGAGCACCTGCTCAGCACAG GTCAAGGCGTGGTGCTGGAGCGCTCTCCCTACAGTGACTTCGTGTTCCTGGATGCCATGTTAAAGCAGGGATATGTCCACAAGAGAT GCCTTGATCACTACAAAGAGGGCAAGGAGATCAgcatttctgagttgctgccaCCTCACTTGGTCATTTATGTAGATGTGCCTGTCCCAGAAGTGCAGAAGAGGATTAAAGAGAAAGGCAAG CCATATGAGAAAAAGGTGTCTCCTTCCTATCTCCAGAGCATTGAGGATGCTTACAAGAAGACCTTCCTACCAGAGATCAG TGAGAGCAGTGAAGTTCTGCAGTACACAGCAACTGCAGCTGAGGATGTGGAGAAG ATTCAGTTTCCCTCTGGGATGACACAGAAGAAATTTGGAAATAAGGATTGGCAGGAGAGCTTTGGCTTGTAA